One stretch of Nitratiruptor tergarcus DSM 16512 DNA includes these proteins:
- the cheB gene encoding chemotaxis-specific protein-glutamate methyltransferase CheB gives MKKGQKALVIDDSALVRRFLKKELERLGFEVEVAKDGEEGEKKALANRYDFITLDIEMPRKSGLEVLESIMQENPTRVLVISAYVIENGEIAMRALELGALDYIKKPNSKVVTGEEGFIKELENKVRDSMKINKLSLLRRKNKPLRQPNSIEKPAKFLPNEDKKYVLIGASTGGPKLIEAIVRSLPATYPYPVCVVQHMPDTFTEKFAQRLNTISQNSVVEANNGEELTPGKIIIGKGGRHLHFRRDGSKIVCKLVPNFSNRFFVPSVDEMFLSALEVMNPKNIMAMLLTGIGDDGADGMVALKKSGAYTIAESEESATVYGMPKEAYVRGGAVKVLHFDEILQEIIAFGSSNGVKKSRS, from the coding sequence ATGAAAAAGGGCCAAAAGGCGCTTGTTATTGATGATTCAGCATTAGTGCGCAGATTTTTAAAAAAGGAGCTAGAAAGGCTTGGATTTGAAGTGGAAGTAGCAAAAGATGGAGAAGAGGGTGAAAAAAAAGCCTTAGCAAATAGATATGATTTTATAACTCTTGATATCGAAATGCCTAGAAAAAGTGGACTTGAAGTTTTAGAGTCCATAATGCAAGAAAACCCCACACGGGTTTTAGTCATTAGTGCTTATGTAATTGAAAACGGTGAGATTGCAATGAGAGCGCTTGAATTAGGTGCGCTTGATTATATCAAAAAGCCAAATTCAAAGGTTGTAACTGGGGAAGAGGGTTTTATAAAAGAGCTTGAGAATAAAGTGCGAGATAGTATGAAGATCAATAAGCTATCTCTTTTAAGAAGGAAAAATAAGCCATTACGCCAACCAAATTCTATAGAAAAGCCTGCAAAATTTTTACCAAATGAGGACAAAAAATATGTCCTCATTGGTGCATCTACTGGGGGTCCAAAACTTATTGAAGCTATTGTAAGGTCTCTTCCTGCAACATATCCATATCCAGTATGTGTTGTGCAGCATATGCCAGATACATTTACAGAAAAATTTGCTCAAAGGCTAAATACTATAAGTCAAAATAGCGTAGTTGAAGCAAATAATGGCGAAGAACTTACGCCAGGAAAGATAATTATTGGCAAAGGTGGTAGGCATCTTCATTTTCGTAGAGATGGGAGTAAAATTGTATGCAAGTTGGTTCCAAATTTTAGTAATCGCTTTTTTGTACCTAGTGTGGATGAGATGTTCTTGAGTGCATTGGAGGTTATGAATCCAAAAAATATTATGGCCATGTTATTAACAGGTATTGGTGATGATGGGGCAGATGGAATGGTTGCACTCAAAAAGTCTGGAGCTTATACCATTGCAGAGAGTGAGGAGAGTGCAACAGTTTATGGAATGCCAAAAGAGGCTTATGTGAGAGGCGGAGCTGTAAAAGTGCTCCATTTTGATGAGATTTTACAAGAGATAATTGCATTTGGGAGTAGTAATGGCGTTAAAAAAAGTAGAAGCTGA
- a CDS encoding type II toxin-antitoxin system Phd/YefM family antitoxin, with translation MISANDLKVKGIKAIEAELKKKHEAIITFRGKPKFIVLPLEEYERAKELDKRYIEFLEERALGKVKEVTAKEHIQELMNEIQNTTE, from the coding sequence ATGATAAGCGCAAATGATTTAAAAGTAAAAGGCATCAAAGCAATAGAAGCTGAACTCAAAAAGAAGCACGAGGCTATTATCACTTTTAGAGGGAAGCCAAAGTTTATTGTTTTGCCTTTAGAGGAGTATGAAAGAGCCAAAGAGCTTGATAAGCGCTATATTGAGTTTTTAGAAGAAAGAGCATTGGGAAAAGTCAAAGAGGTAACAGCAAAAGAGCATATACAAGAGCTTATGAATGAA